The Chryseobacterium nakagawai genome has a segment encoding these proteins:
- the clpP gene encoding ATP-dependent Clp endopeptidase proteolytic subunit ClpP, with product MDIKKEFRDFSVKHLGNNGLATDQYMGMYGPTNLTPYIMEERRLNVAQMDVFSRLMMDRIIFLGTGIDDQVANIVTAQLLFLESADPSKDIQIYINSPGGSVYAGLGIYDTMQIIKPDVATICTGIAASMGAVLLVAGEKGKRSALKHSRVMIHQPSGGAQGVASDMEINLREMLKLKQELYDIIALHSGQTYEWVEKSSDRDYWMTSEEAKNFGMVDEVLQRSTEKK from the coding sequence ATGGACATTAAAAAGGAATTCAGAGATTTCTCTGTAAAACATTTAGGAAACAACGGTCTGGCTACCGATCAGTATATGGGAATGTATGGCCCAACGAATCTTACTCCATACATCATGGAAGAAAGAAGACTAAACGTTGCTCAGATGGACGTTTTCTCTCGTTTGATGATGGACAGAATTATCTTTTTAGGAACAGGAATTGACGATCAGGTAGCGAATATCGTTACTGCTCAGCTTTTATTCTTAGAAAGTGCAGATCCGTCTAAAGATATTCAGATCTACATCAATTCTCCTGGGGGTAGTGTGTATGCAGGATTAGGTATTTATGACACCATGCAGATCATTAAGCCTGATGTAGCAACAATCTGTACAGGTATAGCTGCTTCAATGGGAGCTGTATTATTGGTGGCAGGAGAAAAAGGAAAGCGCTCTGCACTTAAACACTCAAGAGTTATGATTCACCAGCCTTCAGGAGGAGCTCAGGGAGTTGCTTCTGATATGGAAATCAACTTAAGAGAGATGTTGAAATTGAAGCAGGAGCTTTATGACATTATCGCTCTTCATTCAGGGCAGACTTATGAGTGGGTAGAGAAATCTTCCGATAGAGATTACTGGATGACTTCTGAAGAAGCTAAAAACTTTGGAATGGTAGATGAGGTTTTACAGAGATCTACAGAAAAAAAATAA
- a CDS encoding T9SS type A sorting domain-containing protein, translating into MRKISLFFLLLFMQLFFAQFTENDIKFWVGTGSKKAYFIADFNDNNTPASYAWGYRFDGNNLMAEDMINAIAAAEPTIEADIPSGFLYSFAYNHHTPSTDDYWITWSGLNAGNMSNQNNGVGYTALTDGLWFGITYGIDEIDTPPSAPVPAYSSQWYTSSQITNWIGTGTNKSLVVVDFGTNNSHGEANSFVFGIQYNGSITAEQALQLIQSQASYFNFTSGNNQISSLSLNAFTGNNSGAENWKLYTGKDLSSWQKKNDLSQIQLGNNSWLGLSFGERRPFTPTEASNATLSVSSVNKKALFNIYPNPTSDFIQIESSEKVKEVNIYSSLGQKIMTSQATKINLKALNTGIYWVEVKTQNGSTVHKVVKK; encoded by the coding sequence ATGAGAAAAATCTCTCTTTTTTTCTTGCTGCTTTTTATGCAGTTATTCTTTGCTCAATTCACTGAAAACGACATTAAGTTTTGGGTAGGAACCGGTTCTAAAAAGGCTTATTTCATAGCCGATTTCAATGATAACAATACACCTGCCTCTTATGCGTGGGGCTATCGTTTTGATGGTAATAATTTAATGGCGGAAGACATGATTAACGCTATTGCGGCGGCAGAACCTACAATAGAGGCTGATATCCCTTCAGGGTTTCTGTACAGTTTTGCCTACAATCACCACACTCCAAGCACAGATGATTACTGGATTACCTGGTCTGGTCTCAATGCCGGGAATATGTCCAATCAAAATAATGGTGTAGGTTACACTGCTTTAACAGATGGATTGTGGTTTGGTATTACCTATGGTATTGATGAAATCGACACTCCACCATCAGCGCCTGTACCGGCTTACAGCTCCCAATGGTATACCTCATCTCAAATTACCAATTGGATTGGTACAGGAACTAATAAAAGTCTTGTTGTTGTAGATTTTGGAACCAATAACTCTCATGGTGAAGCCAACTCCTTCGTTTTTGGAATTCAATATAATGGCAGTATAACAGCGGAACAGGCTTTACAGCTAATTCAATCCCAAGCTTCATATTTCAATTTCACTTCTGGCAATAATCAAATTTCCAGTCTGTCATTAAATGCCTTTACGGGAAACAACTCTGGAGCAGAAAACTGGAAATTATATACAGGAAAAGATCTTTCCAGCTGGCAGAAAAAGAATGATCTTAGCCAGATACAATTGGGTAACAATAGCTGGTTGGGATTAAGCTTCGGAGAAAGAAGACCTTTCACTCCTACTGAGGCAAGTAACGCTACATTATCCGTCTCTTCTGTAAATAAAAAGGCCTTATTCAATATTTATCCTAATCCAACGAGTGATTTTATTCAGATTGAAAGTTCTGAAAAGGTGAAAGAAGTAAATATTTATTCTTCTTTAGGGCAGAAAATAATGACTTCACAAGCAACAAAAATTAATCTTAAAGCCTTAAATACCGGAATCTATTGGGTTGAGGTTAAAACCCAAAATGGTTCTACAGTGCATAAGGTTGTGAAGAAGTAA
- a CDS encoding esterase-like activity of phytase family protein, translating into MKKLLLSVLMMASLWSCSKDDDNNVNNQDINYSKLPQEFPFSKMVTINGVDVINGGFGSGAAAHPTRKGEFYVITDRGPNTDYLNGKKFLTPNFTPTIMHFKINAEGNVEVIKYIKLKNPSGQPITGLPNPVGMGSTGEVAYDAAGNVLGTDKYGLDSESIVAAPDGTFWVSDEYGPHIVHYNADGVELERISPIGVNTGNRKLPAVLAKRRANRGMEGLCMTPDGKTLVGTIQSMMFVPSKALATNTTLTRIVTFDINTGQTKQYLYKQDGGASDSVCDITALGNNEFLVIERDGNFGTQGGIKKVYRINLNDATDVNGTDLAAVDGMKVNGKALEQCTWDELTNAGIKPVSKKIAVDLVAKLGYEHDKFEGIVYLGNNKLAVFNDDDFGVVDDGNGNPKAKILPKTGKVDKGTMYIVDIQ; encoded by the coding sequence ATGAAAAAACTACTATTATCTGTTTTGATGATGGCTTCATTATGGTCATGCAGCAAAGATGATGACAACAATGTAAATAACCAGGATATTAATTATTCTAAGCTTCCGCAGGAGTTTCCGTTTTCAAAAATGGTAACAATAAACGGAGTAGATGTTATTAATGGTGGATTTGGATCAGGCGCAGCCGCCCATCCTACAAGAAAAGGAGAGTTTTATGTCATTACAGACCGTGGCCCGAACACTGATTACCTAAACGGAAAAAAGTTTTTAACCCCCAACTTTACACCAACTATAATGCATTTTAAAATTAATGCAGAAGGGAATGTGGAAGTCATTAAATATATTAAACTTAAAAATCCATCAGGACAACCTATTACAGGACTTCCAAACCCAGTAGGAATGGGAAGTACAGGTGAAGTAGCTTACGATGCAGCAGGAAATGTTCTGGGTACAGATAAATATGGTTTAGATAGTGAAAGTATTGTAGCAGCACCCGATGGTACATTTTGGGTTTCTGATGAATATGGACCACATATTGTTCATTATAATGCTGATGGAGTAGAGCTGGAAAGAATAAGCCCGATTGGGGTAAATACAGGAAACAGAAAATTACCTGCAGTTTTAGCTAAAAGAAGAGCTAACAGAGGAATGGAAGGTCTTTGTATGACTCCGGACGGAAAAACATTGGTAGGAACCATACAATCAATGATGTTTGTCCCATCAAAGGCGTTGGCAACAAATACAACCTTAACGAGAATTGTAACTTTCGATATCAATACTGGACAAACGAAACAATACCTATATAAACAAGATGGTGGAGCTTCTGATTCGGTTTGTGATATTACAGCATTAGGTAATAATGAATTCCTTGTCATTGAAAGAGATGGTAACTTCGGAACACAGGGCGGAATTAAAAAAGTATACAGAATCAATCTAAATGATGCAACAGATGTAAACGGAACCGATCTTGCAGCGGTAGATGGGATGAAGGTAAACGGAAAAGCACTGGAGCAATGTACATGGGATGAGCTTACCAATGCAGGAATTAAACCTGTTTCTAAAAAAATAGCTGTAGATCTGGTGGCAAAACTAGGTTATGAACATGATAAATTTGAAGGAATTGTTTATTTAGGAAATAATAAGCTGGCCGTTTTCAATGATGATGATTTTGGAGTAGTAGATGACGGAAACGGGAATCCTAAAGCAAAAATACTGCCTAAAACGGGAAAGGTAGACAAAGGAACTATGTATATAGTCGATATTCAATAA
- a CDS encoding pepsin/retropepsin-like aspartic protease family protein, translated as MKTKKTFFTLLFLGISIWGFGQDTIRLKPYIENMKTVEVIIEGEKYNFLFDTGGGGTLISPEIAKHFNKKIYGSATGFRMSGEIIKVQKSDHISMTILPKEFPKIDGLISLKSFTDHILTLNLAKNTIIIESHSSSKKAIHRKHLVSSRFANGLEATELNIFLNLPKDNQSYWFLLDSGNSGPLLLSTETAATWKLSKDKDQMNSETPFIIGKKTFTSKSFTRDIIYDGVLNFEAMCSYIFTIDFKNNRVWIE; from the coding sequence ATGAAAACAAAGAAAACATTTTTCACTTTATTATTTTTAGGAATAAGCATTTGGGGATTTGGACAAGACACAATAAGACTAAAACCTTATATTGAAAACATGAAAACTGTAGAGGTAATTATTGAAGGGGAAAAATATAATTTCCTTTTTGATACCGGTGGAGGTGGGACACTTATTTCTCCAGAGATCGCAAAGCATTTTAACAAAAAAATATATGGAAGTGCAACAGGATTTAGAATGAGCGGAGAAATTATTAAAGTTCAAAAATCAGATCATATCTCAATGACTATTCTGCCAAAAGAATTTCCTAAAATAGATGGTCTCATCTCTTTAAAATCATTTACTGATCATATTCTTACGCTCAATCTTGCTAAAAATACCATTATTATTGAAAGTCATTCTTCATCCAAAAAGGCAATACATAGAAAACATCTAGTTTCCAGCAGATTTGCCAATGGTCTGGAAGCTACTGAACTTAATATTTTTTTGAATCTTCCAAAAGACAATCAATCATACTGGTTTCTTCTTGATTCTGGAAACAGCGGGCCTTTACTTTTATCTACAGAAACTGCTGCAACCTGGAAGCTATCAAAAGACAAGGATCAAATGAATTCTGAGACTCCATTTATTATTGGAAAAAAAACATTTACCTCAAAGTCATTTACAAGAGATATTATTTATGATGGCGTACTCAATTTTGAAGCCATGTGCAGCTATATTTTCACAATTGATTTTAAAAATAACAGAGTTTGGATTGAATAA
- a CDS encoding helix-turn-helix domain-containing protein, with protein MDFLKTIAIISVFILFLLIFFLLTIKSTKKLSNQLFVGYLFLTAIDIAGVFIAEPIISIYPNLEIFRWTVILLNIPLFYLYVLSLCYNDFQLKSKFLLHTIPFIIINLLLASGIYGADDIEKKYFFKHHHQTFEMIIFQYLIEIQYLVYTIFIFLILRRTRNLYLQNQSYSANLVFKWLFQITLLFTAVHYFATFKNILRYTDNHQLLIFINGFLDIIALIVTSWFVLKALKYPEFFRGVDTQLQIINDLKGEIPSKIKSEDQQKINDNSINFQIELLNKYMVEEKPYLDPALTVQNLAAQMNMSTRELSVLINSNMNQHFFDFVNTHRIENAMELLKNHSKKDCTVLEILYQVGFNSKSSFNTAFKKYTTLTPTEYRNTFYKAN; from the coding sequence ATGGATTTTTTAAAAACGATCGCTATCATATCTGTTTTTATATTATTCCTTCTTATTTTCTTTTTATTGACCATAAAATCTACTAAAAAACTTTCCAATCAACTTTTTGTAGGATATCTTTTTCTGACAGCTATTGATATTGCCGGAGTTTTCATTGCTGAACCTATCATTAGCATTTATCCAAATTTAGAGATTTTCAGATGGACTGTCATATTATTGAACATTCCCCTATTCTACTTGTATGTTCTATCACTTTGCTATAATGACTTTCAGTTAAAAAGTAAATTCCTTTTACATACAATTCCTTTTATCATTATCAACCTTTTGTTGGCTTCAGGAATTTATGGGGCTGATGATATTGAAAAAAAGTATTTCTTCAAGCATCATCATCAAACCTTTGAAATGATTATTTTCCAATATTTGATAGAAATCCAGTATTTAGTTTACACAATTTTCATTTTCTTGATTTTAAGAAGAACCCGAAATCTCTATCTCCAAAATCAATCTTATTCTGCCAATTTAGTCTTTAAATGGTTGTTTCAAATAACCTTACTTTTTACAGCTGTTCATTATTTTGCAACCTTTAAAAATATATTGAGATATACCGATAATCATCAACTTCTAATTTTCATTAATGGATTTCTGGATATCATTGCATTAATTGTCACGAGCTGGTTTGTTTTAAAAGCATTAAAATATCCTGAATTTTTTAGAGGAGTTGATACTCAGTTACAGATCATAAACGATTTAAAAGGTGAAATACCTTCGAAGATCAAATCAGAAGACCAACAAAAGATCAACGATAACAGTATCAATTTCCAAATCGAATTACTGAACAAATATATGGTAGAAGAAAAGCCTTATTTAGATCCAGCTCTTACGGTTCAAAACCTTGCAGCGCAAATGAATATGTCAACCCGGGAATTGTCCGTTTTAATTAACTCAAATATGAATCAGCATTTTTTTGATTTTGTGAATACACACCGCATCGAAAATGCAATGGAATTATTAAAAAATCATTCTAAAAAAGATTGCACTGTCTTAGAAATCTTATACCAGGTTGGCTTTAATTCAAAATCATCATTTAATACTGCATTTAAAAAATATACTACTTTAACCCCTACAGAATACAGAAATACCTTTTATAAAGCAAATTGA
- the tpiA gene encoding triose-phosphate isomerase — MRRKIVAGNWKMNKNVIDAQQLMIQLLSYKNNNATNCEVWIAPPSLYLMMAKDIFEKDEIGVFSQDMSEHESGAYTGEISADMLESIDATGSLIGHSERRQYHGETDSHCNRKVKLALDKGLTPIYCNGETLEQRKAGQHLEVVKNQTEVALFTLSAEEIKKVVIAYEPVWAIGTGETASPEQAQEIHAHIRNTIAAKYGQEVADEVSILYGGSVKPDNAKEIFSQPDIDGGLIGGAALKLEDFSKIIEAFN, encoded by the coding sequence ATGAGAAGAAAAATAGTTGCAGGCAACTGGAAAATGAACAAAAATGTAATTGATGCACAACAATTAATGATTCAATTGCTAAGCTATAAAAACAATAATGCAACCAACTGTGAGGTTTGGATCGCTCCACCATCTTTATATTTAATGATGGCTAAAGACATCTTTGAAAAGGATGAAATCGGCGTGTTCTCTCAGGATATGAGCGAGCACGAAAGCGGTGCCTACACAGGAGAAATTTCTGCTGATATGTTAGAATCTATCGACGCTACAGGTTCATTGATCGGACACTCTGAAAGAAGACAATACCACGGGGAAACAGATTCTCACTGCAACAGAAAAGTAAAATTAGCTTTAGATAAAGGTCTTACTCCAATCTATTGTAATGGTGAAACTCTTGAACAGAGAAAAGCAGGTCAACACCTGGAGGTAGTGAAAAATCAAACTGAAGTCGCTCTTTTCACTCTTTCTGCTGAAGAGATCAAAAAAGTAGTTATTGCTTACGAACCGGTTTGGGCTATCGGAACTGGAGAAACAGCAAGCCCGGAACAGGCACAGGAAATTCACGCACACATCAGAAATACTATTGCCGCTAAATACGGACAGGAAGTAGCAGATGAGGTTTCTATCCTTTATGGAGGTTCTGTGAAGCCGGATAATGCAAAAGAAATTTTCTCTCAGCCCGATATTGATGGTGGTCTGATTGGTGGTGCTGCTTTAAAATTAGAGGATTTCTCTAAAATTATTGAGGCTTTCAATTAA
- a CDS encoding S9 family peptidase yields the protein MKKIYLGLLVMSASTFQSQKFPDLKAPVAEKQEHIREIHGDKVNDPYYWMIDYFKKGKDSTKVVNYLKAENTYWESMMKDTEPFREKLFQEMKARIKEKDESVPVFKNGYYYYTRTEAGKQYFKYCRKKGSLTAPEEILLDVDQQAEGHSYYSASGFSISPDNTKLIYGVDDVSRRQYKLFLKDLSTGKTIDLGIKNTTGSTTWANDNKTIFYTSKNPETLLTEKIFRHTLGTDSSKDVLVYEEKDKTNYIGVGKSKNEKFIMIYSQATTSSETRYLDANDPNGTFKVFQPRIKDVLYEVTPLEDKFLITTNKDALNFKVVETPLNKTGVENWKDFIPHRKEVLMEGITEFKNYLVFSERQNGLSQLVIYDRKTGKQDFLKFDEAAYTVYPSGNPEYNTDNFRFGYTSMITPSSQYEQDLKTGKRILLKQQEILGGYNKENYTTERLFATAKDGTKIPISIVYKKGFKKDGNSPLLLYAYGSYGSSMDATFNSNRLSLLERGFAYAIAHIRGGQEMGRQWYEDGKMMKKKNTFTDFIDAGEYLVKEKYTSPKHLYAQGGSAGGLLMGAIANMSPGLWNGIISQVPFVDVINTMLDTSIPLTTNEYDEWGNPNNKEAYLYMKSYSPYENIEKKNYPNLLVTTGLHDSQVQYFEPAKWVAKLRDMKTDKNVLLLKTDMDYGHGGASGRFDYLKDIALVYAFMFKLEGINK from the coding sequence ATGAAAAAAATTTATCTAGGGCTATTAGTAATGAGTGCATCCACATTTCAATCTCAGAAATTTCCGGATTTGAAAGCTCCTGTTGCAGAAAAGCAGGAACACATCAGAGAAATCCATGGTGATAAGGTCAATGATCCTTATTACTGGATGATCGATTATTTTAAAAAAGGAAAAGATTCTACCAAAGTTGTTAATTATTTAAAGGCTGAAAACACCTATTGGGAAAGCATGATGAAAGATACGGAACCTTTCAGAGAAAAGCTTTTCCAGGAAATGAAAGCCAGAATCAAAGAGAAAGATGAATCTGTTCCGGTTTTTAAAAACGGATATTATTACTACACTCGTACAGAAGCGGGAAAACAGTATTTTAAATATTGCAGAAAAAAGGGCAGCCTTACCGCTCCTGAAGAGATTCTTCTGGATGTAGACCAACAGGCTGAAGGTCATTCCTATTATTCGGCTTCAGGCTTCAGTATCAGTCCGGATAACACAAAACTTATTTATGGTGTGGATGATGTATCCCGAAGACAGTATAAATTATTTTTAAAAGATCTTTCAACAGGAAAAACCATTGATCTTGGTATTAAAAACACCACAGGATCAACCACATGGGCGAACGATAACAAGACGATATTTTATACCTCTAAGAACCCGGAAACTCTTTTAACGGAAAAGATTTTCAGACATACTCTGGGAACTGATTCTTCAAAGGATGTCCTTGTGTATGAGGAAAAGGATAAAACCAACTATATTGGTGTAGGAAAATCCAAGAATGAGAAATTCATCATGATCTATTCTCAGGCTACCACTTCTTCCGAAACCAGATATCTTGATGCCAATGATCCCAATGGAACATTTAAGGTTTTCCAGCCTAGAATAAAAGATGTGCTGTATGAGGTCACTCCACTGGAAGATAAATTTTTGATCACCACCAATAAGGATGCTCTTAACTTTAAAGTTGTAGAAACTCCTTTAAACAAAACAGGTGTTGAGAACTGGAAAGATTTTATACCTCACAGAAAAGAGGTTCTGATGGAGGGAATTACTGAGTTTAAAAATTATCTTGTATTCAGTGAAAGGCAGAATGGCCTTTCTCAATTGGTAATCTATGATCGAAAAACAGGTAAACAAGACTTTCTTAAATTTGATGAAGCCGCTTATACTGTTTATCCATCAGGAAATCCTGAGTACAATACAGATAATTTCCGTTTTGGGTATACTTCAATGATTACTCCAAGTTCTCAATATGAACAAGACTTAAAGACAGGAAAAAGAATCCTTCTGAAGCAACAAGAAATTTTGGGTGGTTATAATAAAGAAAATTATACTACAGAAAGGCTTTTTGCCACAGCTAAAGACGGAACTAAGATTCCTATTTCAATTGTTTATAAAAAAGGGTTCAAGAAAGATGGTAACAGTCCGTTATTACTGTATGCTTACGGCTCTTACGGAAGCTCTATGGATGCTACCTTCAACAGCAATCGATTAAGCCTTTTAGAGAGAGGTTTTGCCTATGCTATTGCTCATATCCGCGGCGGTCAGGAAATGGGAAGACAATGGTACGAAGACGGGAAAATGATGAAAAAGAAAAATACATTTACTGATTTCATTGATGCGGGAGAATATCTTGTGAAAGAAAAATATACTTCACCAAAACATCTATATGCTCAAGGAGGAAGTGCAGGCGGACTGTTAATGGGAGCTATAGCCAACATGAGCCCAGGTCTTTGGAATGGTATTATTTCACAAGTCCCTTTCGTTGACGTTATCAACACCATGCTTGACACCAGTATTCCTTTGACGACCAATGAATATGATGAATGGGGTAACCCTAACAACAAAGAGGCTTATCTCTATATGAAATCGTATTCTCCCTATGAAAATATCGAAAAGAAAAACTATCCGAATTTATTGGTAACAACAGGTCTTCATGATTCTCAGGTACAATATTTTGAACCTGCAAAATGGGTGGCGAAACTTAGAGATATGAAAACAGATAAAAATGTTTTATTGTTAAAAACAGACATGGATTACGGTCACGGAGGAGCTTCCGGAAGATTTGATTATCTGAAGGATATTGCTTTGGTCTATGCTTTCATGTTTAAATTGGAAGGGATTAATAAATAA
- a CDS encoding TerB family tellurite resistance protein, translating into MQKSNKSIAGYHLLMILSSVDGEFAPEEGMLVQQYLADEFPFRMNLDNELETLALLQPEEWKDHFEFHGRCFLDDSTEDERVKFAQFAKSLIKADNKVTEEEHTFYVLLKNLWGL; encoded by the coding sequence ATGCAAAAATCAAATAAATCAATCGCTGGTTACCACTTATTAATGATCCTTTCTTCTGTAGACGGAGAGTTTGCTCCTGAAGAAGGAATGTTGGTACAGCAATATCTGGCAGATGAATTTCCTTTCAGAATGAACCTTGACAATGAGCTGGAAACATTAGCTCTTTTACAACCTGAAGAGTGGAAAGATCACTTTGAATTTCATGGAAGATGTTTCCTTGATGATTCTACAGAAGATGAACGTGTAAAATTTGCTCAGTTTGCCAAATCTCTGATTAAAGCAGATAATAAGGTAACCGAGGAAGAACATACTTTCTACGTTTTGCTAAAAAACCTATGGGGATTATAA
- a CDS encoding BT_3928 family protein — translation MIKGLLRFIIAVIFILSGFVKAVDLVGFSFKMEEYFSPAVFNMPFFEKFALLFSIIVVVLELFLGFMLLLKMKLKFTLSALIALCVFFGFLTFYSAYFNVVTDCGCFGDAIKFTPWQSFFKDVVLLVGLIILFVLYKKDFRKTDEYGTARIQSTGKFKYYIFAAFSIVMIYIMAQGIMHEPMIDFRDYKIGTDIKGEKEKITKNPSEYKTFYSLKNQKTGEVLKVNQDEYIKETKYWAEGSPWKIEEGKNESVLVKEGYKSEIVKFKIEDPTGMELTDEIIKAPKAILVFSYHPKEVSADLLQKVEAKVNAQKGALIYGVSTDQNTFKTIKNAMMDGTAIKTIARSNPFVLVLQNGKIVDKQPGKDYIK, via the coding sequence ATGATCAAAGGTTTATTACGCTTTATTATCGCTGTCATTTTTATCCTTTCCGGCTTTGTAAAAGCTGTGGATCTCGTAGGATTCTCTTTTAAGATGGAGGAATATTTTTCACCTGCTGTCTTCAATATGCCGTTTTTTGAAAAATTTGCCCTGCTGTTTTCAATTATCGTTGTGGTACTGGAGCTTTTCCTAGGATTTATGTTGCTGCTGAAAATGAAGCTTAAATTTACCTTATCAGCTTTAATTGCACTTTGCGTGTTCTTTGGCTTCCTTACCTTCTATTCTGCCTATTTCAATGTGGTTACAGATTGCGGATGTTTCGGAGATGCTATTAAATTTACGCCCTGGCAGAGTTTCTTTAAAGATGTGGTTCTTCTTGTAGGACTGATCATTTTGTTTGTCCTGTACAAAAAAGATTTCCGCAAAACGGATGAATATGGGACAGCCAGAATACAATCTACAGGCAAGTTCAAATATTATATTTTCGCAGCGTTTTCTATAGTGATGATCTACATTATGGCTCAGGGAATTATGCATGAACCCATGATTGATTTCCGTGATTATAAAATCGGTACAGACATCAAAGGGGAGAAAGAAAAAATTACTAAAAACCCATCTGAGTACAAGACTTTTTATTCCCTGAAAAATCAAAAAACAGGTGAAGTTTTAAAAGTGAATCAGGATGAGTACATCAAGGAAACAAAATACTGGGCAGAAGGTTCTCCATGGAAAATTGAAGAAGGAAAAAATGAATCTGTTCTTGTAAAAGAAGGTTATAAATCTGAGATTGTAAAATTCAAGATTGAAGATCCTACAGGAATGGAACTTACTGATGAAATCATCAAAGCCCCAAAAGCTATTCTGGTATTTTCTTATCACCCGAAAGAGGTTTCTGCTGATCTTCTTCAAAAAGTAGAGGCTAAAGTAAATGCCCAGAAAGGAGCACTTATCTATGGAGTTTCTACAGATCAGAATACTTTTAAAACCATTAAAAATGCAATGATGGACGGTACTGCCATTAAAACCATTGCAAGAAGCAACCCTTTTGTACTGGTTCTTCAAAATGGAAAAATTGTTGACAAACAGCCTGGAAAGGATTATATAAAATAA
- a CDS encoding DUF1599 domain-containing protein, whose translation MSKTSVQFEKVISQCRDLFSKKLQDYGPAWRVLRPSSITDQIYIKVNRIRTLQMTDVKMVDESEEDEFIAIVNYSIIGLIQLEKGLSNDFNENKEEILSLYDKYSQEAQALMERKNHDYGEAWRDMRISSITDLIYQKVLRTKQIEDNQGKTIVSEGLDANYFDMLNYAVFCLIKFSEQKNQFEPKTI comes from the coding sequence ATGTCAAAAACATCAGTACAGTTCGAGAAAGTTATCAGTCAGTGTCGTGATCTTTTCAGTAAAAAGCTACAGGATTACGGACCAGCGTGGAGGGTTTTAAGACCGAGTTCCATTACGGATCAGATTTATATCAAAGTCAACAGAATCCGTACGCTGCAAATGACTGATGTAAAAATGGTGGATGAAAGTGAAGAAGATGAATTTATCGCGATTGTCAATTACTCTATCATTGGGCTTATTCAGCTTGAAAAAGGGCTTTCCAATGATTTTAATGAAAATAAGGAAGAAATTTTAAGTCTGTATGACAAATATTCTCAGGAAGCTCAAGCTTTAATGGAAAGAAAAAACCATGATTATGGGGAAGCATGGAGAGATATGAGAATCTCTTCTATTACAGATCTTATTTATCAGAAAGTACTGAGAACCAAACAAATTGAGGATAACCAGGGAAAAACCATAGTTTCAGAAGGCCTTGATGCCAACTATTTCGATATGCTAAATTATGCTGTTTTCTGCCTGATTAAATTCTCTGAACAAAAAAACCAATTCGAACCCAAAACTATTTAA